GCACGCGATTCCGCCAGTAATCGAGCGTATCCTCGAGCGTCGTTTCGAACTCTATAGCGGGTTCCCAGCCGGTTTCCTTGCGCAATCTGGTGTTGTCTCCCAGCAACACCGGTATATCGCTGGGCCTCCGTCGGCTTGGATCCCGCCGTACTTCTATCTCAGCGCCCGAAATATCAAGCAGCATCTCCAGCACTTGAGAAGCGGGACGCGCTCTCCCACTGCAGACGTTGTAAGCGGCGCCCGCGTTTCCCTTTTCCATGATGGCGCGGTACGCCCGCACTGTGTCACGCACGTCCATGAAATCCCGCTTCGCCTCGAGGTTGCCGGCCATGAGCACCGGCTCGCGCGCTCCCACCTCGATCTCGGCGATCTGGCGCGCGAACGAGGACACCACGAAGTTGGAAGACTGCCTGGGCCCACACTGGTTGAAGCCTCTTGTGACGAGCACGCGCCAGGTAAACGCTTCGTGGTACATGAACCCGAGCGCCTCCTGTGCCACCTTGCTGACGGCGTAATGACTGCACGGGTTAAGTGGAGCGCTCTCAACTATCGGCATTTCTTCTGGAGACACCTTGCCGTACTCCTCGCTCGAGCACGTTATGAGCACCGAAGGCTCGAGCCCGAGCTTGCGCGCCGCTTCCATGAGGTTGACCTGTCCCAGGACGTTAACCTTGTATGTGG
The sequence above is a segment of the Candidatus Anoxymicrobium japonicum genome. Coding sequences within it:
- a CDS encoding GDP-mannose 4,6-dehydratase, with protein sequence MERVLITGADGFVASHLIEELARERGCEIIGIGLKEAPSVNANLLDYMVMDITECEQVLHLLDEKRPDSIFHLAAVPSVALSWEDPWATYKVNVLGQVNLMEAARKLGLEPSVLITCSSEEYGKVSPEEMPIVESAPLNPCSHYAVSKVAQEALGFMYHEAFTWRVLVTRGFNQCGPRQSSNFVVSSFARQIAEIEVGAREPVLMAGNLEAKRDFMDVRDTVRAYRAIMEKGNAGAAYNVCSGRARPASQVLEMLLDISGAEIEVRRDPSRRRPSDIPVLLGDNTRLRKETGWEPAIEFETTLEDTLDYWRNRVQKGV